A region from the Sebastes umbrosus isolate fSebUmb1 chromosome 18, fSebUmb1.pri, whole genome shotgun sequence genome encodes:
- the atp5mj gene encoding ATP synthase subunit ATP5MPL, mitochondrial, translating into MAGRAFASWWSKMSPYYTKAYQEMWVGLGIMSYLYYKVSYGGKKAVTAKPTH; encoded by the exons ATGGCCGGACGCGCGTTTGCAAGTTGGTGGTCCAAGATGAGCCCTTACTACACTAAGGCCTACCAGGAGATGTGGGTGGGCCTTGGCATCATGTCATACCTGTACTACAAAGTTTCCTATGGAG GCAAGAAGGCTGTGACGGCCA AGCCCACACATTGA